ACCCTGTGCATTTCCATTGGCAGCCGGGTTCGTTTCAATCAAGAACAAATCACCATGCTCGACCTCATCAAGCCTTGGGTGATGGCTCTGATGCATCAACGCATGTGCTTTGAGATCGATCTGGAGAAGAGCCTCGCCGCCCCGCCGCAATGGCCGGAAACCATCGGCCAACTGGGCACCCAGATAACCACGCGGGAAAGCGATGTACTGCGGCTGTTGCTCAGCGGCTTCTCCAACAAGGAAATCGCCGGCAAACTCTCCCTCTCCGCGGAAACCGTCAAGGTTCATCGCCGTAACATCTACGCCAAGCTGAACATCAAGTCACAATCCGAACTCTTCGCTCGCTTCTTCATGCCCAAACAGGAGGTGCTCTCTTGACGCCAACAACCTCGCTGACGCTCCTTCCCGGGAAGCCGTAAACAAACCACTGCTCAGCCTGGATGCCTCACGAACCCCGCATCCCATCAGCAACACCCTCCAAGCCCCTCTCAACACGGATGTCGAACACCCCATGTTTAAAGCCATTGTCTTCGGCCTGCTCTCCTGCGCTTTGGTGCTGCCTGTGTTCGGGCTGGCCATTTCACAGTTTCTCCCTCCTGCGTTCGTTGCGCTGGGCGAACCGGGCTGGAGACAACAGCACGATCAACTGGTCAGCATCAACAGTGTTCAATGGCTGACGGTGCTTGGCTGGGCCCTCGCGGCGGGCGTTGGCGGATTTGTCAGCACCCGGACCCAGGCGACCCGCACCTTGCGTCCCGCCATCTGGGTCGGGGTCATCATCCTGCTGGTCTGGGGCATACCGGTGGGGTTCTTCTCGGGAAGCCAAATGGGCTGGGTGCATTTCACCTGCTGCCTGGCCATCATGCCGGCGGTGCTAGCGGGAGGTTCGCTGGCGCGCAGAAAGGCTGAATCATTCACCTGAACATCAACAGCAAGCAGGTAGCCCTTCGATGGATATCCAATTTCGCGGTAACGCAATGCCTGGCAACCCCGCTGCCGGCACCTGCGATGAGTACAGCCTGAGCGGCATTTCCAGCCTGGACGAGCTGATCGACGCCTACCGCCAGATCGCTGGCAACCACCCGGGCTTCAGGCCCCTGCTCTCGCTGGATGACCTGCCCCAGGCCCGCTACACCTCCGGGCATGCACGCAACAACCTGGGGCTGGACGATGCCTCGGAACAGGACATCGCCCAGTTACCGGCAGAGTGCTTCGAACAGGGCGAATACCTGGGCTATCCCACCACCAAAGCCGAGTTCGCGATCTGCTTGCGCAACTTCACCGATCTGGTGGCAGGCAGCTCGTTCGAAGACGCGTGCGCCCACGGCCTGACCCTTGACCCGCCCGCCCTGCAGGAATGGATGGACTATCAGGACCTCCCTGTGTCACTGCTCGACCAGCCCCTCTCGGCACTCCTGGTTCCGGTCGAACATGCCTGCCAGGCCCTGGCGGCGTTTCCCAACGGCTATTTCAGTTGCGACCTGGGCCCTGCGCAAAACTATGCGGTAGCGCGCCATTTCGCCCAGGCCCACGGTTATGAATTGATGGGGGTTGGCGCGTCTTACCTCGGCTTCCTGCGTGCAGTGCCTGCCGACCTGAGCGTAGCCAACGCAGTGGCGAGCGATTTTTGTGCGCTCTACAACACCCCTGAGGAGAACCGGCAAACGATGATTTCAGCAGTCGTCCCAGCGATCCGCGACCGGACACACCTGTGGCTGCGTTACGTGGAATGACGCTCGGAGAAAGGGCACTGCCACAGCAGACGATTGATGGTGGCCGAGACGGGTCATGAATCGACTAGAAAAGCCGATCGGTTAAATCTGCTTCAGCTTTTCGGCAAACAGAGCGATTTGGGTCGGGGTGAGCAACAACGACCCATTGATCTGCCAATTACAATCGTCATCTGACGTTGAGCCTAAGTAGATGCGTAAAAAAACACCCTCCGTAAAAAATGGGTCTTTGCTGGCAGAGAAGGCCAAGTCCTGGCCTTCAGAAAGCCAATCTTGAGTAACGCCCTCTTCAAGTTGCGCTGCCAGCATGAAGAACTCCTCCAGCGGTTGCGGCACATCCCCCGCTGAGTTTTTTTCCGAAGCTATTTCTGCTTGCAGCGCAGTGCCGGTGAGCCGAACCAGAACACAGCCCGGCCGGCCGCTTGGGCATGGCAGGATGGTCAGCGTCAGTCCATCCTTTTGACTTATTTCTGCGGGCATAGACTCTCCGTTGTCGCCTGCATGAGTCCTTCAGGACGCACGCATCGTTGTCTCGTAGCGGGTTAACGGGTTTGCCAGAGGATCAGGTCGATCTTCTTCAACTGAGTGAAATGTGCATGATCTGCAACCAGGCTATCGAACTGTTGAATCCAGCTTCGAGCTTCGCTTGTGCCGAGGAAATCTTGGTACCAGCCCTCGATAGCGAGATAACATTTTTTCAAATCGTCGAGCTTCGTTTTGCTGTTGCCGGTAGGTGCCTTCAAACCGAGATTTTGCAACACATACATGTCCCAAACAGGTTTGTGAGGATCAAGAGTCGCAACCATCTTGCTGGAGAACGATGGTTCAAAACGGCCGGTCGCGGCGTAAAGCGCATCAATCACCGTATCGAAGCCCGGCTTGCTACCCCGCAACTGCTCCATAAGCTGATAGTAGGCCTGGTAGTAGAGCGGCGTCCGCTGACGCATTCTGTAAAAGCCGTTATACGCACGTTGGAAGTCTATATCTGAGGTTACGTTCACCTGGCCGTATCGGTTCATCAGCGCTAGGTACTTTGCAATCCCTGGCTTCGCCTTCTGAATCGCATCCGTCACATCCTTGCTCATTTATACGACACCCTCACGATATGAAGGGCATATTGTAGCGTCTGAATCGCCCCGTTTTTTGCTCAAGATATTGAGACCTCCAAAGAAGGCGAGCCAAATAGGCTTTCATCCATCCACCCTTAACCGAACGCAGGCTCCTCGCAAGCGCAGGGCCTTGGCATGTGGCCCCTCTACGCCGACTCACCTTTATCAACCGGCAACGACGCCAACATCTCAGCGCGGCACACCTCAAGAATCTCATCCGCCAGCGCGGAATCATCCGGGCAGGCTCGCGACAACAGGACCGCACCGACCGCACGTGACAGCAGGTCGATCATTTTCTTTCTGCCCTCGCCCGCCAGCGCGTCCGGCCCGGTCGGGTATTTCTCCCCCAGGATCTGCAGGGTGTGCTCGATCCCTTCGGCAAACGTCGCTTTCAGATCATCCGACTGACGCGCCGCATCGCCTCCCAACGCGGCCATGGTGCATCCATCGCCACGCCGGTCCCGGTGCGCTCTCGACACATAGACATCAATGAACCCCGGCACATCAAGCGCCGCCGCCGCGGCCAGGGATTTGGACAGGCTGCAGGCCGAGGCTTCGGCCATCAGGTCGGCCTTGGAGCCGAAATGCTTGTAGAAGCCGCCGTGGGTGAAACCGGCCGCCGCCATCAGATCCGACACGCCGACCCCGTCGAAGCCGCGCTCACGGAACAGTTCAGAGGCCGTTTCAACGATGTGCTCTCGATTGGCCTGCGCCTGGGCCTTGCTCACTCTCACGTGCAATACCTCATGTTCATTGGGAAATCATGGCCCCAATCATACATAGATGTCGACCATAATCAAAACCGTTGACAGTTTAGATTTCGATCATCATCCTAATTGCACGCACCACCGACCTCCACCACCAGGCACGGAAGAGACACCCGATGACCGATCAGAATCTGTTCACCCCTTACACCCTTGGCACCCTCGCGCTGTCGAACCGCATCGTCCTTGCGCCACTGACACGCAACCGCGCGGGCGAAGGCTTTGTTCCAAGCGAATTCGCGGCCACCTATTACAGCCAACGCGCTAGCGCAGGCTTGCTGATCAGCGAAGCCACGCAGATTTCCCAGCAGGGCCAGGGCTATCAGGACACCCCCGGGATCTACACCCAGGCGCAGATTGATGGCTGGCGCACGGTGACCGACGCGGTGCATGCCAAGGGCGGCAAGATCTTTATGCAACTGTGGCATGTCGGCCGCGTATCCCACGTTGATCTGCAAGAAAACGGCGCCGCCCCCGTGGCTCCTTCCGCGCTGCGCGCGGCCACCAAGGTGTTCGTCAATAACCGCTTTGAGGACGTCTCCGAGCCCCGCGCGCTGGACATCAGCGAACTGCCGGGGATCGTCGCCGATTTCCGCCAGGCCGCGGCAAACGCTGTCGCTGCCGGGTTCGACGGCGTGGAAATACACGGCGCGAACGGCTATTTGCTGGATCAGTTCCTCAAGGACAGCGCCAACTCGCGCACCGACGCTTACGGCGGTTCGATTGAAAATCGCGCCCGTCTGTTGCTTGAGGTGACGGCAGCTGTGATCGACGAAATCGGCGCGGATCGCACCGGGGTACGCCTGTCACCGGTGTCGCCGGCCAACGACGTTTCCAGCAGTGATCCGCAGGCGCAGTTCAATTACCTCGTCGATCAACTTGATGCCCTGGGCGTGGTGTACCTGCATGTGGTCGAAGGGGCGACCGGCGGTCCGCGCGAGGTGGCGCCGTTCGACTTCAGCGCCCTGCGCCAGCGCTTCAAAAACACCTACATCGCCAACAACGGCTATGACCTGGAGTTGGCGACGTCGAGGCTGGCCGAAGACCAGGCCGATCTGATCG
This genomic stretch from Pseudomonas sp. Os17 harbors:
- a CDS encoding TetR/AcrR family transcriptional regulator — protein: MRVSKAQAQANREHIVETASELFRERGFDGVGVSDLMAAAGFTHGGFYKHFGSKADLMAEASACSLSKSLAAAAALDVPGFIDVYVSRAHRDRRGDGCTMAALGGDAARQSDDLKATFAEGIEHTLQILGEKYPTGPDALAGEGRKKMIDLLSRAVGAVLLSRACPDDSALADEILEVCRAEMLASLPVDKGESA
- a CDS encoding alkene reductase, which gives rise to MTDQNLFTPYTLGTLALSNRIVLAPLTRNRAGEGFVPSEFAATYYSQRASAGLLISEATQISQQGQGYQDTPGIYTQAQIDGWRTVTDAVHAKGGKIFMQLWHVGRVSHVDLQENGAAPVAPSALRAATKVFVNNRFEDVSEPRALDISELPGIVADFRQAAANAVAAGFDGVEIHGANGYLLDQFLKDSANSRTDAYGGSIENRARLLLEVTAAVIDEIGADRTGVRLSPVSPANDVSSSDPQAQFNYLVDQLDALGVVYLHVVEGATGGPREVAPFDFSALRQRFKNTYIANNGYDLELATSRLAEDQADLIAFGRPFIANPDLVERLQSGAPLSAFNPATLYGGGATGYIDYPTLAESGTSAS